In a single window of the Bacteroidota bacterium genome:
- the sufB gene encoding Fe-S cluster assembly protein SufB, which produces MAEDKDILEQVTGTEYKYGFVTNIESDMAPKGLSEDTIRFISAKKNEPQWMLDWRLKAYKQWLKMQEPKWAHVHYPKIDFQDSYYYAAPKQKPKLDSLDQVDPELLDTFNKLGISLVEQKRLSGVAIDVVMDSVSVATTFKEKLGELGIIFCSFGEAVQKHPELVQKYMGSVVPVSDNFYAALNSAVFTDGSFCYIPKGVKCPMELSTYFRINEAKTGQFERTLIIADEDSKVSYLEGCTAPMRDENQLHAAIVEIIALKNADVKYSTVQNWYPGNKEGIGGVYNFVTKRGICLGDNSKISWTQVETGSAITWKYPSCILKGDNSVGEFYSVAVTNNFQQADTGTKMIHIGKNTKSIIISKGISAGNSNNSYRGLVKIQKSAENARNFSQCDSLLMGDKCGAHTFPYIEVANKSSKVEHEATTSKIGEDQIFYCNQRGIATEKAVSLIVNGYCKDVLNQLPMEFAVEAQKLLAISLEGSVG; this is translated from the coding sequence ATGGCAGAAGATAAGGACATATTAGAGCAGGTAACGGGCACAGAATATAAATATGGTTTTGTTACCAATATAGAATCCGACATGGCTCCAAAAGGGCTGAGTGAAGATACTATTCGATTTATTTCAGCCAAAAAAAACGAACCTCAATGGATGCTTGATTGGAGACTTAAAGCATACAAACAGTGGTTAAAAATGCAAGAACCTAAATGGGCGCATGTACATTACCCTAAAATTGATTTCCAGGATTCTTATTATTATGCGGCCCCAAAGCAGAAACCAAAATTAGATAGCCTTGACCAGGTGGACCCGGAATTGCTGGATACCTTCAATAAGCTTGGTATATCATTGGTTGAACAAAAAAGATTGAGCGGAGTGGCAATTGATGTGGTGATGGATAGTGTTTCAGTAGCCACTACTTTTAAAGAAAAACTTGGAGAGCTTGGTATCATCTTTTGTTCCTTTGGTGAAGCAGTACAAAAACATCCGGAACTTGTACAAAAATATATGGGATCCGTTGTACCTGTTTCTGATAATTTTTATGCCGCACTTAATTCCGCGGTATTTACAGATGGTTCTTTTTGCTATATTCCAAAAGGAGTAAAATGCCCAATGGAATTATCAACTTATTTCAGAATAAACGAAGCCAAAACAGGACAATTTGAAAGAACACTTATTATAGCAGACGAGGACAGTAAGGTGAGTTACCTTGAGGGCTGCACAGCTCCAATGCGCGATGAGAACCAGCTTCACGCTGCTATAGTGGAAATTATTGCATTGAAAAATGCAGATGTAAAATATTCAACGGTACAGAACTGGTATCCGGGAAATAAAGAAGGAATTGGAGGAGTATATAACTTTGTTACAAAAAGAGGGATTTGCCTTGGAGATAATTCTAAAATTTCATGGACACAGGTAGAAACAGGCTCTGCAATTACATGGAAGTACCCCAGTTGCATTTTAAAAGGCGACAACTCAGTTGGTGAATTTTATTCTGTTGCAGTTACAAACAACTTTCAACAAGCCGATACTGGAACCAAAATGATCCACATTGGAAAAAACACAAAAAGCATTATTATTTCCAAAGGAATTTCTGCCGGAAATAGCAATAATTCCTACAGGGGATTGGTAAAAATTCAAAAAAGTGCAGAAAATGCAAGAAATTTCTCCCAGTGTGATTCATTGTTAATGGGTGATAAATGTGGAGCGCATACCTTTCCTTATATAGAAGTTGCTAATAAATCCTCTAAAGTGGAACATGAGGCAACTACATCTAAAATAGGAGAAGATCAAATATTTTATTGCAATCAAAGAGGAATTGCAACTGAAAAGGCTGTAAGTTTAATTGTAAACGGTTACTGTAAAGATGTGTTAAATCAATTGCCAATGGAATTTGCTGTAGAAGCTCAAAAATTACTTGCCATTTCTTTGGAAGGCAGTGTCGGTTAA
- a CDS encoding DUF1622 domain-containing protein, with protein sequence MNEISIYIKYIAHFIEIIGVLTIVIGITLALIKYIFTFQGIKPRSYKTLRHELGKGILLGLEILVAADIIATVVTEATMERVLTLGVIILIRTLLSLSLEVELEGRFPWKKSQNKI encoded by the coding sequence ATGAATGAAATAAGCATCTATATTAAGTACATAGCCCATTTCATAGAAATTATTGGAGTTCTTACTATTGTTATTGGCATAACACTGGCTTTAATTAAATATATTTTTACATTTCAGGGAATTAAACCAAGGTCGTATAAAACATTGAGACATGAGCTTGGAAAAGGTATATTATTAGGATTGGAGATATTGGTGGCAGCAGACATTATTGCAACAGTTGTTACAGAAGCAACAATGGAAAGGGTTTTAACATTAGGGGTAATTATATTGATAAGAACTTTATTGAGCCTATCTCTGGAAGTAGAATTAGAGGGAAGATTTCCATGGAAAAAATCCCAAAATAAAATATAA
- a CDS encoding iron-sulfur cluster assembly accessory protein, which translates to MITVSDNARSKVLSLMAEEGMENGFVRVGVQGGGCSGLSYKMEFDNNMKPEDQVFEDKGVKVVVDKKSILYLVGTELDYSGGLNGKGFQFINPNASRTCGCGESFAV; encoded by the coding sequence ATGATAACAGTATCAGACAATGCCAGGTCAAAGGTTTTAAGCCTAATGGCAGAGGAAGGCATGGAAAACGGTTTTGTACGTGTTGGCGTGCAGGGCGGGGGTTGTTCAGGGCTTTCATATAAAATGGAATTTGACAACAATATGAAACCAGAGGATCAGGTTTTTGAGGATAAAGGAGTGAAAGTAGTGGTGGATAAAAAAAGTATTTTATACCTGGTAGGTACGGAACTTGATTATTCAGGCGGACTTAATGGAAAAGGCTTTCAGTTTATAAATCCTAATGCATCAAGAACATGCGGATGCGGAGAAAGCTTTGCAGTTTAA